A segment of the Lactobacillus sp. ESL0700 genome:
TGAATGAAAAAGGCCCTGCTCTGCCAATAAAATATCTGCTCTTTTTTTCGTCATTTACAGCACCTTTTGGTATAAATCAAGAAAGCCAGCTAATACACTGCCATTCAAACCAGCTAAACTGTCTTGGGCATGCTTAATCAGGCTAGTTAACTCCTGACGACTCTGCTCAATTCCCAGTAAAGTCAAAGTGTTATTCTTACCTTCTTCTTGATCCTTATGAGTTGCCTTGCCGGCTTCCTCACTCGTTTCTACAACATCAACCAAATCATCATAAATTTGGTATGAACGACCAAAGTCATGTGCAAATGCCATCAGTTTGGCTTTCTTATCAGGATCAGCTCCAGCGTAGGTTGCCGCCATCTCGACGCAAGCAAGGATGAGACAACCAGTCTTTAACCATTCCATTCGATTGATAAACTGAGCATCGTCAGCCACGCTAGCATTGTTGGTCGAATCAATGTCGAGATATTGACCGCCAACCATCCCGTTAGGGCCAACTGCCTGAGTAATGATTTTAACTAAGTCAGCAGAATGGCTGCCTGAGGCAATCCATTCTATTCCCATTGGTAACAATGCATCC
Coding sequences within it:
- a CDS encoding polyprenyl synthetase family protein, coding for MTFKEFRTKWTPIVDEYLTKHLASEVDDQKISQIMAYSVMAGGKRLRPLLFLATLAALDKPISEQEVRIACGIELIHTYSLIHDDLPAMDNDDYRRGKLTSHKRWGEAEAILAGDALLPMGIEWIASGSHSADLVKIITQAVGPNGMVGGQYLDIDSTNNASVADDAQFINRMEWLKTGCLILACVEMAATYAGADPDKKAKLMAFAHDFGRSYQIYDDLVDVVETSEEAGKATHKDQEEGKNNTLTLLGIEQSRQELTSLIKHAQDSLAGLNGSVLAGFLDLYQKVL